The following are encoded together in the Lathyrus oleraceus cultivar Zhongwan6 chromosome 3, CAAS_Psat_ZW6_1.0, whole genome shotgun sequence genome:
- the LOC127132552 gene encoding probable polygalacturonase, whose translation MRRFSSVTVVEVFLVLALLCCSSWKVWSITLCKETNLDKVRPHSVSITEFGAVGDGITLNTKAFQNAIFYLNSFSDKGGAKLFVPAGRWLTGSFDLISHLTLWLDKDAVILGSTNSEDWPVVEPLPSYGRGRELPGARHRSLIYGSNLTDVIITGNEGIIDGQGSIWWSKFRNKTLDYTRPHLVELMNSTGILISNLTFLNSPFWTIHPVYCSQVTVQNVTILAPLDSPNTDGIDPDSSDDVCIEDCYISTGDDLIAIKSGWDEYGIAFGRPSTNIIIHRLVGKTQVSAGIAIGSEMSGGVSNVHAQDIRFYDSYTAIRIKTSPGRGGYVRNIYVSNMTLTNVDIAIRFTGLYGDHPDDGYDPNALPVIEKITIEDVKGENVKKAGLIEGIEGDSFVDICLSNINLNVSSNYPWNCSNVRGYSDTVLPEPCEPLTERIFPDHCSDCYYLSNHRESSNDKKSDGWFTSW comes from the exons ATGAGGAGGTTTTCATCTGTAACT GTTGTGGAAGTGTTTCTGGTACTTGCATTGTTGTGTTGTAGCTCATGGAAAGTGTGGAGCATCACACTTTGCAAAGAGACAAACTTGGACAAAGTTAGGCCTCATAGTGTCAGTATTACTGAATTCGGTGCTGTTGGAGACGGGATCACTCTCAACACGAAAGCGTTTCAGAATGCGATTTTCTACCTAAATTCTTTCTCAGATAAAGGTGGAGCTAAGCTTTTTGTTCCAGCTGGTCGGTGGTTAACCGGTAGCTTTGATCTCATTAGCCACCTAACTTTGTGGTTGGATAAGGATGCAGTAATTCTTGGATCAACG AACTCTGAGGATTGGCCGGTTGTTGAGCCTCTACCGTCTTATGGACGAGGACGCGAGTTGCCAGGTGCAAGGCATAGGAGCCTAATCTATGGAAGCAATTTGACTGATGTTATCATAACAG GTAATGAGGGGATTATCGATGGTCAAGGGAGTATCTGGTGGAGCAAGTTTAGGAACAAGACTCTGGATTATACGCGTCCCCATTTGGTAGAATTGATGAATTCGACCGGGATACTCATTTCAAATTTAACCTTCTTGAATTCTCCGTTTTGGACTATTCATCCTGTATATTGCAGCCAAGTTACAGTTCAGAACGTGACAATTCTTGCTCCTCTTGATTCACCAAACACCGACGGGATTGATCCAG ACTCGTCCGATGACGTATGCATCGAAGACTGTTATATAAGTACTGGCGATGATCTGATCGCCATCAAAAGTGGGTGGGATGAGTATGGAATTGCATTTGGTCGTCCCAGCACAAATATCATCATCCACAGACTGGTCGGGAAAACTCAAGTAAGCGCAGGAATTGCTATCGGAAGTGAGATGTCGGGCGGTGTATCAAACGTTCACGCTCAAGATATCCGCTTTTACGATTCATATACAGCAATCAGAATAAAGACTTCACCAGGCAGAGGTGGTTATGTTAGAAACATCTATGTCTCTAACATGACATTGACTAATGTTGATATCGCAATCAGGTTCACCGGTTTATATGGCGACCATCCAGACGATGGTTATGACCCAAATGCTCTACCGGTAATCGAAAAGATTACAATCGAGGACGTGAAAGGAGAAAATGTTAAAAAAGCGGGTCTTATAGAAGGTATAGAAGGCGACAGTTTCGTCGATATCTGCTTATCAAACATAAACCTTAATGTAAGCTCAAACTATCCATGGAACTGCTCTAATGTTAGAGGCTACTCTGACACGGTTTTGCCGGAACCTTGTGAGCCGCTCACGGAGAGAATATTCCCCGACCATTGTTCAGACTGTTACTATTTGTCGAATCACCGAGAAAGTTCAAATGATAAAAAAAGCGATGGTTGGTTTACGTCTTGGTGA